Genomic segment of Oceanimonas sp. GK1:
ATAATCATAACTTGGCTGCAGGGTGGAAATCTGCTGACTGGCACACACTTCGGCCATTCTGACATCATGATACAGCCGCACCCGCACTTTCATGCGCATAAACACCGGCAGGCCCGGGGTACACTGCTCTATCGACACATGCCAGGTATAGGGCGCCGTTTCCAGCACCCTGAGCACAAACAGCACTCGCTCGCTGATCCCCACCGACAGACTCTCGCCCGCCTGCGCCTCGCCGGGCAGCAGTTTCATCAGTGCCATGTAGTTGGTGTCGCAGGTACGCTGCAACCCCTTGAGATCCGGCACATGTTTGCGGGTAGTGAAC
This window contains:
- a CDS encoding DUF1249 domain-containing protein — translated: MALMKLLPGEAQAGESLSVGISERVLFVLRVLETAPYTWHVSIEQCTPGLPVFMRMKVRVRLYHDVRMAEVCASQQISTLQPSYDYPNKNMHHRNEKEQVNFFLAEWLRCCLQHGFSTVKQL